The segment GATTGAATATGTTTTCGAACTATCCTAGAACACTATTAAACAGCGAGTCCTCTTGTCTTTTTAAAATGAGGTGTAAAATTTGGGTGGGGTTGGCCAGTAGTTGCTTAATGAGTCAGAAGCCAGTACTCCTAGCTCAATTTCTAGTGgcctcacctaacacactgaaGGACTGGGGATCGATTCCCCAGCGAATTgaaacgttgggtatgtttccCTCACTTATGTTGCCCAGTAAAGTCAAACAGTGTTACTTATTTCCAAGACTAAATTCACTGTGCGTCTTTGTACAATGAAGCAAAGAATTTACTTGCATCCCTGTTTAGAGAATTAATGTATTCGTGACTGGTGATGTACAAGTAATATGCAGTCTTAATTACACCTCATCTAGTAGACACCAGGTAAATCAATCAAGTTTTTCTTAATGGGTTCCTTAATATTTAGCATTATTAAGCAAATATATACACTGTATTATATTTAACTCAGTTTGAATAAACATATTAAAAGAAAACAAAACATATATACATCAAAGCAATGGTATATTATTGACTTTTATCCAATACATAAATACGGAATTTCTTTTTTAACTTCTGCAGATTCATTCATCGGGTATTCTTTTAGCTCGGGTCCGAAATTTATTTTTGGTGACTTTGTATTCGATTACAAATTTACTAATAATTTTCAAGTTGTAAGTATAGGTTTtatgaaaatgtttatatacaGTGAGGATTTCTTTCAGTTGAACATTTAAACTGCTGACATaatgttaaatattaaatattgtCGGATTACCTGTGTTTTGACTAACTTAATCTTGCAGATATATTTGCTCTGTCATGGTTAACTGACTTGCCATTTTAAGTTGTTGGTTTGCTTCAGATTGACTTACAGGTGCTAATTTGAGGGGGTATCAAAatagaaaaaagtcacaatattGAATTATCATATGCCAAACGTATCCCCAACATATGCCTTAACTAAGAAAACCATTGTAAAAAATTTACAGTATATAGATTAAACATATTTGAAAGATTGAGTACTTCAGTAGGCTCACCTGTTTGAAAGAGCTGAGGGCGCCATTGATACGGAGAGTGTCGGCAGCGATAGTGGCGATGCCTTCGGAGGTAGCATGAGTGCCACATGATTCTTGACGAGGGAGGTAGCGTAGGGAGGCTGAAGGCttaggatggtggcagtggaggcacgTTTCCGGCTGCGAATGCTGCCGAATGATGCGGTCTCTATATAGCGTTggcgccactaccaccacttcgcTAATGCCGCCCTGCACTGACCGCACACTCTCGTGTGACGGCGCCCGCGGTAAGTGCGAGCAGGAACACCTCACCTGCGGCGCTAGAAGGCGGTACCCGCGGTACTCCGGCCGGTTACTGCTTTCCCGAGCGTGGAGCTCTATGTCAGGGACGGAACGGGTGGCGCCAACGTCGTCGGCGCCTCCCTGATGACATCGCTGGTTGAGAGAGACGAGAGCTGAGGAAGGAATGTACGACATCATTACACTGTCGCCGCTGTCGCCACTCTCCCCCATGGTGATGAGAGGTCGTGGCATCATGCGGGTGTTATCCGCTGGCAGCACCAACAGATTCTCGCTGCTAGTGGCCCTAGATGAAGGGCTTAGCGGTGTTACCATCACGCGCCCTCAACCACACCCGCACACCCGCCTCGCCGCATGGGGCCACCCATCTGGGACCGAACCCACATTACAGGCGACGGAGAGATGGAAGGGATGGAGTGCAATTTGTAACGTGCGGCCGACTCTACCGCCCTCTCTGACACTCCTCGTACCCAGCCTGCAAAAagaaaaaatatgtatattaatttTCAGAACTGAAGAGTAAACGTTTCAACACTGGAGCTGGAATGATTTACGATGAACGTTCAAATTGCAAATGAAAATTAATAGGTTTAGGTCTGTTTTGGTTTACTATTAGTCCGCAACTTAATAATGGTCCAGACTGGACCGAAATGTAGTCCGGCTTTCATTTCAGTATGTGATTAAGTTGTGAATGATCAGTACAGTTGTACCTTTTTATGTCCCCGAATGCTATAACAAAACGAAAACACAATGGACGATAATGTTTCTTTCCTTCACTTTAAGAAACTTATAAATGTTTTCACCGACCAACATTCCTCTAGCATCACTGCTGCGTCAGTCAAGCTAAATAATTCAACCATCACAAGCAGGTTTAGCTGGGTTAATATCTCACCAGCAACTTTGGCAGTATTGTAAGCTAGGTTACAGAACAATACAAATGTGGATATTCCAACGTGCGATACTTAAGTAATAGATTTATAAGTTTAGTATGTGTGTGACATGGATAACTGTTTAGCAGCATAAACACAATCTATACAATAGtcacccctttttttttttttatcttgataAGCGTGTTATTGCGAGATAAATATCTTGAAAGGGAGATGCACATTACTAGTGAGACAGATGTATGGCTAGTGAGATAGACACCCTTCTATAGAGATGAACTCTTTTCCAAGAAGCTAGTCACCCTATGAAGCTAGATAGACCCCATGAGCTAGACACCTTCCTAACgagagagagatttttttttttaatgcgagATCGATGCCCTTGTCACAAAAAAACGCAGTTAAAGTGAGATTTATCTACTCCCGAGAAAGACGTACTTCTAGACAGATAGGTACACTTCTTATCTAGAGAGATAGATACACTTCatagctccttgataatgtgagaagtcacgaaagcgcttggaatttcactatcctttcacagtggttgttttgcatattctgatatcacctgtttactgtgatcttattgcacttCTAGATAAATATAGGCCCTACAGAGTAAGATACGGTTATTATATAAATCCATCAATGCAGTAAATCACATGGCAACAGATTAAAATCAAGAAGAAAGAATTTCCAGGAGCTCAAACATGAAATTACAGCTTCACCATCGTTACTTTCCGCAATGGAGCTTCAATAGTGACGTCTCTTGTTGCAAAAACCTCTCCTCCCTTGTCTATACATTAAGCAGAAGCTTATCTTTTAACAGCACCTCCTGAGGCCACCACCGGCATATTCCTCTGGGATATTCCACAGTCCGCTGCTCAAACAACGTCTGCCTGACGAATAATGAAAATTTTGTTTGGCTTTCTTGCATGAAGTTTTTACACAAAATTTCATAATGATGTTTTAATGCCGGCAATCCCGTAAAAGATAACAGATACATAATTAgcacaggaaacaggaaaaatatgCTCATGAAAATCTACAGTGAAATGCTTTCATCTTATGggttattttttaaacattattataaaagtatatatatatatatatatatatatatatatatatatatatatatatatatatatatatatatatatatatatatatatatatataccagcaaTGCATCTCATGAATTTTTTGTaccatatgtaataaaatatatctaTTATTAGATTGCAGTATATTCTTCGTATTTAATCAAAAAATCTCTCCTCATTTCTCTCATTACATACGTAATTCATTCGTATAGTTTCATTCACTCAAAGTTGCCCAAAatatcctcttcctcttccatgaAAGGCTTCGTCTCCCTAATTATTTTACTCACATTTCTTATCATATTTCTTCAAGTAAGGCATCCATACTTCTCTCTCAGCCTCGTATATGACTCATAAATCTTCCTCATTCTTCCCCATGGAGCTGTGGTATATTCCTCAGCGACTCATATTTCTTACGAATATCTGAAAGCAGCATCAACTTTACTACCTAAAGTTGTAACAGTATTTGCATACAGGAAAACATTTATGTTTTTTCTCATTCTGTGTTTAACTGGGAAATGTTGCTTGGTCGACCTGTGTTTTATCTCCCTGGTGGGTCGATGGTGTCAACACTCGACCTATTGTGTGGAGTCGACGATGCCAAAAATATTAGCTCGTCTAGGCAGTTTTGTGTATGTTTATTTTTCCCTccccctgtctgtctgtctgtctgcctgtctgtctgtctctgtctctctctgtctctctctgtctctctctgtctctctctgtctgtctgtctgtctctctctctctctctctctctctctctctctctctctctctctctctctctctctctctctctctctctctctctctctctctctctctctcgctgcccCATTACCCAGCAAATCGTATAGCATCTTTGGTCCCATTTAAATACTAAATAACGATCAGTTGAACACATTCACTCACGAAAAATATTTCGAAAACAAATGAGATGACCATTAAAGCGAATCCTTCCGGTGGGTTCCTTGATGCAggttaggggctcttgatgtaaggCATTGGAGTTATCCTCTTCATCCTCGGCTTAAATCTTATTATCCAGGAGGTACTGGTCCTAAATCTGTCCGCCGAAATGACTCCTTACGAGGAATAAAAATATGTTCGACAGACGGGTGGTAGATTCCGTCAGTCAGAAGCGGGAATGTAATGAATTCAGTGATTTATTAATTCGTATGGAGCTGTAAACTCGTGTGCCTCATTCAGCAGTAGCTTAATGAAGGCAGCAAACTTTGCCAGGTATACCATTCTGTGGCCATGCATACTGGGAATTACCAACAGTCTTACAGCTGGCTGTGAGAAAGAATTGAAAAGTCCCTAGAGTTACTTTTAAATCAAGGCCTCCTGCTGGGGaccctgtctgagaccaggccgcgggggtcgGCGATCCCAAAAATTGACTACAGATAATATAGAGATAACCCCGTTTATTCTCCAGTGAATGTATTGGGCTTACGAGTTTAAAGCTACTCTATGAATATTCATTAGAGggatattgttgctgttgttgttgttagagaAAATAATCAAAACCTGATGAAAACACAGAAGAGATGCAGGTCATGGTCACAACACAAGATATTCACAGCACCTGAGAGGAGTTTCACAGTGTGTATGAAAGACAGGAAGCGTGACCAAGGGAACACATAAAGCAAACACGCAAATAAGCTACAGTGATATAGAAAAGCATTTGTTGTCAACTTCAGGTCGGTCAGAATATGAAATAACTTGGAGGAAATGCTGGAGGCAGACTCAAgcacagctttaagaataagtATAGCAGGAAAATAGGGAACCCGGAAGGGAGCAGGTAAGAGCCGGGGCCGTGAACTGCGGCTCAACACCTTTAATAACAGCTAGGTAAGTATACACACATCACATACATAAATACgtgtatgcatacatatatatgtacatttgtatatgtatatatacgaaCATACACACCATTAATTAATTGTGTATATTAGCGTCATATAAAATTTATACAGTACATTAATAGGCAAATATAAATCACCTGACATACTGGTGATCAGttattatatatacacagaggtgcgtATTTCTCTGAGGATAAACATTCAAAAGGTGTGTATTTCTGTATACATATACCGaaaggtgtgtatctgtgtatatacaccgaaagatgTGTATCAATATTTATACACTTATAGGTTTatatttttcagtgtatatacatagagaatTGCGTATCCAGAGGTATCCCTGTGTATACACAAATAGGTATATGTCTCTTCGTGCATACACCCAGTGTTGTGCATCTCTATATACAACTTGAGTCATatgtgtatttctgtgtatatatactgagagatgtgtatctctgtgtgtatacacagatgtctctcagcgtatattcaCTGATAGTTTCGTCCCTAGTTTAGTGATTAAAGTGTCTTTGATTGGTTGTACACAGATGATATGCGTCCTTAAtacccctcgtgtagtcgataagcttGAAACCAGGTAAACAAACCAAGAGAGCGAACTCTATTGGAAAGGTTGACGCTTTATTTTTCACATTCACTCAGTCACCTTCACCCGAGGCAAAGGCAAGAGGGAGCTTTCCTTTGATGTCATTTTCATTTCATCAATTTAAAAGCGAGGCGACGGGATTAACACCTTTAAGGTCAACGATGAATAAAAGGTCACAACATCCAATATGAAAGAATTAACAATACCCAGGATGAAGGAATTAATACCCAGGATGAAGGAATTAATACCCAGGATGAAGGAATTAACAATACCCAGGATGAAGGAATTAATACCCAGGATGAAGGAATTAATACCCAGGATGAAGGAATTAACAATACCCAGGATGAAGGAATTAATACCCAGGATGAAGGAATTAATACCCAGGATGAAGGAATTAATACCCAGGATGAAGGAATTAATACCCAGGATGAAGGAATTAATACCCAGGATGAAGGAATTAACAATACCCAGGATGAAGGAATTAATACCCAGGATGAAGGAATTAACAATGCCGGGATGAAGAAATTAACAATACCCAGGATGAAGGAATTAACAATACCCAGGATGGAGGAATTAACAATACCCAGGATGAAGGAATTAACAGTACCCAGGATGGAGGAATTAACAACACCCAAGATGAAGGAATTAATACCCAGGATGAAGGAATTAACAATACCCAGGATAAAGGAATTAACAATACCAAGGATGAAGGAATTAAATGAAGGAAGTAACAATACCCAGGATGAAGAAATTAACAATACCCAAGATGAAGATATTAACAATACCCAGGAAGAAGAAATTAACAATAGACAGGATGAAGGAATTAACAATACCCAGGATGGAGAAATTAACAATACCCAAGATGAAGGAATTAACAATACCCAGGATGAAGGAATTAACAATACCCATGATGAAGGAATTAACAATACCCAGGATGAAGAAATTAACAATTCCCAGGATGAAGAAATTAACAATACCCAGGATGAAGAAATTAACAATACCCAGGATGAAGAAATTAGCAATACACAAGAGAATCGAACCCATGTTGagttggcctgcctcatggtgagcaaaaatcacatgacgctctgaCCCACTGGACCACTCAGTCCTATTGCTCGTGGAGTaggatttcttcatgaatgagcctcaaaactccatcaatgtatgccagatttccgacattaccctaattccgatagacttcgaaaaagccattgacagcatgtccatgcactctgccctgggcccagactcgtggaactctgtgttcattgagaactgcaagaaacccctctcacgtgccctaagtatactatggagaattagcttagacatgggtgaaattccacagtcaatgcaacggatatagccccacttcataaaggtggcagcaaaacattagctaagaactatagaccaatagctcgaacgtcccacatcataaaaatctttgaaagagtgctaagaagcaggattgcaaaccacctgcaTTCCCAAAAACtgtacaatccagggcaacatgggttcagagcaggtcgctcctacctctcacaactactggattactatgatatggccttggatgcactggaagaaaatcagaatgcagatgtaatatatacacagactttgcaaaagcatttgaaaaGTACGATCGTggcgtaatagagcacaaaatgcgtgctaaaggaataactggcaaagtggagaGATGGATCATCATcttcctaacaaatcgagcatgaagagtagtggtcaacagagttaaatcggagtatgccatagtgaagagctctgttccacaaggcacagtactcgcccccatcctgttcctcattctcataccagctgaggacgcggttaacctccaagaagatgtaaacaaagttttccggtgggcaacggaaaacaatatgatgttcaatgaggaaaaattctaactactccgttatagaaaactggaggagataatacctagaacagagtatactacaaactctggccatacaatagagcggagaaataatgtaaggaacctgggagaagtaatgtctgaggatctcactttcaagggtcacaacagtgccacgatcacaagtgcaaagaaaatgataggatggataatgagaacgttcaaaatgagagatgccaagccaatgatgatccttttcaaatcacttgttctctctaggctggaatactgctgtacattaacatctccgttcaaagcaggtgaaattgcagatctagagagtgtacagagaacctttactgcacatataagttatgtcaagcaccttaactactgggaacgcttggaagcacttaacttgtactcgttggaacgcaggagagggATATATATCATaacctacacttggaaaatcctggaaagaatggtcccgaatctgcacgcagaaatcactccatacgaaagtaaaagactgggcaggcgatgcaaaatacccccaattaaaagaaggggcgccattggtacactaagagaaaacatcataagtgtccggggcccaagactgttcaacagcctcccaccaagcatatagggaattaccaataaactcctggctgcctttcagagagagctggacaaatacctaaaatcagtgccggatcagcagggctgtggttcgtacgttcgaCTGCGTGCGGCTGCagaaacagcctagttgatcaggccctgatccaacgggaggcctggtcgtggaccgggccgcgggggcgttgatccccggaataccctccaggtagactccaggaataacctccaggtataccaaacggggagtagaattaaattagctcagaggcacccactccaccgtatgtcctcggatcacggtaaaacacctagctctgctgggtgcgtgattcttgtaggattgagtggtccagtgggttagagcgtcatgtgattttcgctcactatgAAGCGGACCAAAACGACATGGTTTCGAGTCCCCGGCTATTCGCAGTGTTTttgttgattaaataccacttgtttgtgaaacttgcgattctggcttaaattGCGATGtttttcttgccaaataaggcaagcgaaaatttatgtatgcattaatttcgcaaaaatcattctgaacctaacgaaaaaaaatatttcattatgtgtgtttattattaaatttctgtaaacttatgtaaaatacatttagctggattaggtgaAATTAGATTgcacttgttttaataaggttaggtaagttttctaaggcccatttggtgcaaaattattaatttttacattaacataaatgaaaaagaatatatctttaaacgtataagagaaaactttagaaaggacttaattttttatgaattcttgctaattgaccagtttttagcTATTCGGCACCGCATCTTTTTTAATTGACGTTGAGGTATCTACCATTCAAGGAGCAAGTACACAAGAGTTAGTTGTCAACATGTGGAGAGTTGACGTATCTCTCTCGCGATAAGTGAACGAAGGGTTAATCCTACGCCACTCCTTGCGCTGAATAATCTACACGGATTAAGTGCATAAATTATTGAACAAATAGTGGAGAAGAGCGAGGCACTGTTGTCCAAACTCGATCACGTTATTCTTTCATGGGATCACTTTCAACATAATTCTTTTGTTTATCTAGCTAACTCACTCTCCTGTACACCCAGGAAACTCATCCTTAATTTCTTCTCTTCCTGGTCGTCTTAATAAAAGAACATCAGATTATGTGAGAGGCAGTTTCCACTCTGTTACAATGAATAAACACTACCAAGAGCTTGTTCTTGCTTCTTCCCTctcctgaacacacacacacacacacacacacacacacacacacacacacacacacacacacacacacacacacacacacacacacacacacagaacaaaattataaacaagattataaacgacatccagcaaggattcatggaaggcaaatcctgtgtcacaaaccttctggagttttatgacaaagttatagaagtaagacacgagagagaggggtgggttgattgcattttcttggactgcaagaaggccttcgacgcagttcctcacaaaagattagtgcagaaactagaggatcaggcgcatataacagaaagggcactgcaatggatcagagaatacctgacagggaggcaacaacgattcatggtacggaatgaggtatcacagtgggcacctgtgacgagcggggtcccacaggggtcggtcctaggaccagtgctatttttggtatatgtgaatgacatgatggaagggatagactcagaggtgtccttgttcgcagatgatggaGAATTAaaccagatgaggatcaggcaggacttcaaagagacctggacaggctggacacgtggtccagcaacttcttgaattcaaccctgcaaaatgcaaagtcatgaagatcggagaagggcaaagaagaccgcagactgagtataaactaggtggccaaagactgcaaacctcactcaaggagaaagatcttggggtgaccataacaccgagcatgtctctggaggcacacaaccagataactgctgcagcatatgggcgcctggtaaacctgagaatagcgttccgataccttagcaaaaaatcgttcaagacactgtacactgtgtacatcaggcccatactggagtatgcagcaccagattggaacccacacctggtcaagcacgtcaagaaattagagaaagtgcaaaggtttcaacaaggctagttccggagctcagggtgtcctacgaagaaaggttaagggaaatcagactgacgacactggaggacaggagggtcaggggagatatgataacgacatgcaaaatactgcgtggaatagataaggtggacagagacaggttgttcaagagaggggacacagaaacaaggggtcacaattggaagctgaagactcagacgagtcacagggatgttaggaagtatttcttcagtcatagagtcgtcaggaagtggaatagcctaagcaagtgacgtagtggaggcaggaaccatacatagctttaagacgaggtatgataaagctcatggagcagagagagagagagagagagaggacctagtagcgatcagtgaagaggcggggccaggagctgagtctcgaccccttcaaccactatTAGATGAGtataagtaggtgagtacacacacacacacacacacacacacacacacacacacaccacacacaccacacacacaccacacacacacacacacaacacacaacacacacacacacacacacacacacacacacacacacacacacacacacacacacacacacacacaaaacacacaacacacacacacacacacacacaaaacacacaacacacacacacacacacaaaacacacaacacacacacacacaaaacacacacacacacacacacacacacaaaacacacaacacacacacacacacacacacacacacacacacacacacacacacacacacacacacacacacacacacacacacacatgattatAATGATTTCCCTACCGAACCGGATATTAATTTTCATCTCTCAGTAATTACAATTAATGTTACACAAAAACTCTGTAAATAAATGAAAGCAGTAACAGCCGTCAGTAAATTCTTAAACCCAAGACAGTTCAATATCGTTGGAAGATGAAATACAAATAAGTAGTTTGAGATTTTCAGGTCAACTTGAAAAAAAAGcgacttacctggagtctacctggaggttattccggggatcaacgcccccgcggccaggtccacgaccaggtcttccggtggatcagtgcctgatcaaccaggctgttactgctggccgcacgcagttcaacgtacgaaccacagcccggctgatccggcactgactttaggtatctgtccagctctctcttgaaggcagtcaggggtttattggtaattccccttgtgcTTGGTGCGAGgcggttgaacagtcttgggccccgaacattTATggtgttctctcttagtgtaataatggcgcccctacttttaattggggatattttgcatcgcctgcccagtcttttactttcgtagggagtgatttctgtgtgcagattcggaaccattccttccaggattttccaagtgtagattatgatatatctctctctcctgcgtttcatcgagtacaagtcaagtgcttccaagcgttcccagtagttaaggtgcttgacagaacttatatgtgcagtaaaggttctctgtacactctctagatctgcaatttcacctgctttgaatggagatgttaatgtacagcaatattccagcctagagagaacaagtgatttgaaaaggatcatcattggcttggcatctctcattttgaacgttctcattatccatcctatcattttctttgcatttgtgatcgtggcactgttgtgatccttgaaagtaaggttctcagacattactactcccaggtcctttacattattttttcgcactattgtatggccagagtttgtagtatactctgttctagctattatcccctccagttttccataacggagtagttagaatttgtcctcattgaacatcatattgttttccgttgcccacctggagggcattccggggatcaacgcccccgcggccctgtccacgaccaggcccccagctgcaaaggatgatacggtgctgtggtgtatatctctgtctatgtctgatatgaagatgaggaataggatgggggcgagtactgtgccttgtggaacagagctcttcactatggcaccctccgatttaactcttttgaccactattctttgtgttcgatttgttaggaagttgaagatccatctccccactttcccagttattcctttagcacgtattttgtgcgctattacgcaatGATCGCACTTTTCAAACGctgttgcaaagtctgtgtatattacatctgcattctgaaaAACTTTGATATGGGAGAACTATTTTATGATAATTTTCCAGTCTGGTAAGACTTTGTATTACCATATGCAACCACCCTCAGCTTACATCCATCTAAGACGCGAGACAGGGATACCATT is part of the Cherax quadricarinatus isolate ZL_2023a chromosome 63, ASM3850222v1, whole genome shotgun sequence genome and harbors:
- the LOC138854572 gene encoding uncharacterized protein, with product MVTPLSPSSRATSSENLLVLPADNTRMMPRPLITMGESGDSGDSVMMSYIPSSALVSLNQRCHQGGADDVGATRSVPDIELHARESSNRPEYRGYRLLAPQVRCSCSHLPRAPSHESVRSVQGGISEVVVVAPTLYRDRIIRQHSQPETCLHCHHPKPSASLRYLPRQESCGTHATSEGIATIAADTLRINGALSSFKQVSLLKYSIFQICLIYIL